TGCTGCATATATAAAATCTTCTATCTAAGATATAATAGAATTTTACTGCTACAGATGAAGCTTCTTCATGTTTATCTCTGTGCGTAGAGAATATTGCAGCAAATGTTTTGTCATTGCTAAGCTTAACTTTCAGTGCCTGCATTCTGGTTATTGGGGCTTCCAAGATTCTTGGAAGGATTATGAGACAGTTGAAGATTATGATAAGCCTAGCTCATCTTTGAATGATTTGTTTGATAGAAAACTGGATCTGGATTTTAACATTAAGATGAAACCTTCTCAAGTCTCCCAGGTTTCCGATTGTCAGATCTTAGATGGTCCTCAGATcttaaatgaaataaatgatCCCAATTTTTCTTTGAAACGTATGTTGTTGGATCCAAGTCAAGCATCAGAAACTGCTAGGAGGAACAATTTGGGTCGGCATAACATCTGTAAGTCTAGCAATCTGCCAGAGGACATTATAGGTGAAGTTATAGGCTTCACTTGTAGTCAGCATCAGGTAAGGAAATCTATTCTGTACCTAAATCTTCATCCTTCCCTTTGGTGCCTGAGATGGAAAACAATTCCATAGGGAAGTCTAAAATTGCAAGAAGATTGTCATTTGGTAAAAGCAGTCACCCCACTTTCACAACAGCTACTGAGGTCAAATCTGGACAGAGTTTACAATTTGGATTGGCATAACATCAGATCTATTTTCTGGTAAACATCTGAGACACAGTTTACAAGGAACTAATGACCTTCCAGGTACTGATTATAAAAAAGGCAAGTTCCCTTTAGAGCACCGCAATGACCTCTTAGAGAAGGTTTTAGAACAGAGATTTTCAGATTCCAAAGGCTTGCCATTCATTCAGCAAATGCACAAAAAGGTTCGCCCTGGACAATGGAATTTATGAACAGAATCAGGGAACAGAGAAGGTTGCGGCAGTATTCCCTTCCATGTGATACAGTTGCCCCATGCTTTGGGGTTTCAGGGAATACCTCAAAAGTTAGTAAGAGAAGAAGTCCATCTATTCTTGAATTTTTCAAGTACTGAGGAGGCAGGACTCCTAAGATTTTACCAAAACAAAAGATGCAAAAGCGATCTATACAATCATCAAGCTCTTCTAAGAACAAAATGCCTTCAACTTCATATCTTCATATATGGGCTCCTATTGACAAGAGAACAAGACAGGTGTGTATGAACCATATATTGTTATGTGCGTGGATGCTGTGTGAAAGTATAATCCCATTCACATCACACACATACTCCTACATtgcattatatttttattcatttagtTTCCTGCAGATTCTGGCTTTTGCTACTAATGAAAATGGCTGCCAAACTAAGTTGGTGTGGAGTGAAGGAAGTGCTTAGGATCTGAGAAAAAGTTGCAGAGGCAATAAATGGAGTGGGAACAAGATCAGTGCCCTGTATAAGTACTCAGATCATTTTGAATGAAGTTATAATTTGGTTCTTTTCAGAACATAATATTTAACTTCTTATTGAAGTTCCATGCCTGCAGTTGCAAGTGTTAGCTTATCAGAGTCACCTGCGACAGTTGTTTGAAGTGTCTATCTAAGACTCCTATAAGTAAGCTCAAATATCACTAACTTTTGCCCTGTTTATGCCAAATATATCGAATTAACTTGACTGAAGTTCGTAGTCATATCTAAGAGAGATTGGCAAACAGATTCATTGTTGACACTTTGAAATGAATTTTCTAGAACGGAATGAATATTCTGATTGGCTAGTGTATAGCAGGCATCTTTAACTGTCTCTCTTGATGTGTACTTGCACTGAGTGTACCTGTGGCACCCTGGAGTGGAGAGTCTGTTAAAGTCGGCTCTATTTGCTGATAGCAATTGTAAACCTAAGATGCTTAAAACAGGTTCACAGGATAAGGACGAGGTCTTCCATCTACATGAATTGATGTCTTCTTCAAGAGTTCAAGGTAGAAAAAGGcagatattataaatttgtacaCAAAGAATTCAGCCAGGCCACTTCattcattgaaaattttcaaaattcagttcCTGCGTATTTTGCTAATTCTAGTTCTTCTTACCATTCTTGAGGTTTCTTACAATCATTACAAGTTGTTGCCTTTCACCTTCCACCTCAGCAAATTTGAGACTTATTTCTGAATATCTCTCTTGCATTTCTTTCAGCTCAGTTTccatacttttatttctttccttcaGTGTTGTTAATTGAGTTAACATTTCAGTGTTGCCCTCATCTCTGGAATGGGAAGTGGGCAATTTCAGACCTTTCTTAGAGAGCATTTCATCCTTCCTGTGAAAAATGAAGAGTAAAAATGACAGGACTGCGATTAGAATATGGAAAGCTGCATAGATCTGAGCACAAAAGGAGTGAACTAATATACCTAATTGAATGCTTGTACCCATCAAATGGTGGTACTTCAATCTGTTCCATGATGCTCACTAGTTCTTTAATCATGATACTGAGATTGTTTTCTTTCAGAAGAGCTGGATTCAATGGAGTTTCTGGTGCTGCTTCCTTCCCTTTTGATTGGTCCTGTTGACACGGTAAACTTGTCAGTTTAAGCTGCATGCTAGAACTACATGCCAAAAAACATTTACTTACACCATCTTGTTAAGTTATATCTTAAATATGACTTTCATAAGGTGTGACTATATTTTACGTCTGATTAAAGTCATGTAGAATAATCACCTTATGCAATCCCAATCTTGCtttcaaaattgatataatttgcATATCTGACATTGGAGCTTGACCGTTCTGTAGCTCGTCCTTCAACTGAGTTACCTGTTTTCTCAGGCtatctttcttgaattcttcctCAGTCAAGCTACTTTTCAGTTCACTTTGCTGAACTCTTAAATTCTCGACTTCTGACTGCAAATTTCCTATCATTATTTCCTTTTCATCCTTCAAagacttcatcaaaatgaattcTTTATGTGCTTTTTCTGCTTCCTTCTTTGCTAAGGCAAATTTCTTCTCCAAATCGTCCTTTTCATTATTCCATCTTTGTATTAGAATATCAGTTTCATCTCCTTGCTTTGTGCATTTTTCTGCCTCAGAGAAGTTATGCTTCTCCCTTTTAAGGTTCTCTATCTTAGTCCTCAGTGTTTGAATCTCCATTGAGAAAGCTTCTTGCTGCTCTGACTTATGATCTAATTCCAAAGACATTTGCTCTATTTGGCTGGAAAGCTCAACATTCTGATTCTTAATTACACCAACCTCATCTTTGGCTTTCTGCAGCATTTCTTCAAGGGCTTTTTTCTGCATGCGCAGTTCATTTGCTTCTGTCATTGATTTCATTGCCACCTTCTCACTGTCATCAAATTTAGATGCCATTTCCACAGAAAGCCTCTTGAATTCATCCTGCAGCCGCTCAGCTGTAACAGCATTTTTCCACCTGGTTTTTCTTAGGGTCTCCTCTGCTTGAATAGCCCTCTGTTCCTGCTCAGTTTTGGCACGTGTCACAGCATCCAGATCATCTTCAAATTCTTGGGCCTGCTTCTCTAGTTCTTGCTTAAATTCCTTGACTTGACTTTCAAGTTCATTAATGACTATTAAAGATTCTGAGTACTCTTGTGACTGCTGCTTAATTTTTTCCTCCAGTCTCTCTACTTGTGATTCAAGTTCCTCCACAGTGGCCAAAAGTTCCAAGCATTCACTCGTCTTTATCGATTCTTGGAGCCAGTTTTCCTCTAACTTTGAAGAAAGATActgattttcttgttttaagaCCTCACATTCCTCGGTGAGTTGTTTCGCATGCATCTCTAGCTCCTTCGAATGTTTTCTGTAAAACTCTATTTCACCATTTTGGTCTATGATCTTTTGCTTCAACATTTCTACCTCTTCTTCATTATTTTGTACGTTGGCTTTGAGCTCTAATAGGTGTTCCTCTCTCATATGACCTTGGTTATTTGTTTCTTCAATCTTGCAGGAGAGAGCAGATATTTCCCTATTTTTCTGCTCCAACAATTCATTGAGATCTTTCACTGCAATGATCAACTCAGAGTTTGAATCTTGTGTCTTCTGCAGTTGCAACCGAAAATTggcattaatttctttttgatgGTTGAGCTCTTGTCTAATTTCTTCTTGCTCAACCCTTAAATGCTCCTTCTCAGATTGCAGTTCGCTTTCGGCTTCTGCCTCAGCAATAGAGTCTTGTCTCTTAAGTTGTTCACATTCTGTTTTCAGTTCATCTCTTTCCTCAATCAGGTCAGCGATTTGATTTGTCTGATCCTGCACTCGTTTGCTCTCCTTCACAACCTGTTTCCGAAGAGTTTGTAATTCTAGTTCCGATACTTCCACCTGCCTCAGCATAGCAGCCAATTCATTTTTCAGATGAGAAACTGAACCGTCTGATGCATCTTGCAAATCTCTTGGAAGGTTATCTTCAAGGCTATTTGTGGAGTCTACTAAACTTTCATCTGAAACTGAACCAACTGACCAGTCTGTGTTTAATCTCTGGTGCAAGTATTTTTTGGTTGAAATGGCATCGGCTGTTCCCTGAGGAGGTATAGAATTTTTTCTAACAGGTGGCTGGATGCCTGCAGAGTCCTGCTGATTATTCTGCTCCGAATCGCTGTCCCAGATGGATGCCAATGTAGCACCAGAACTGGTCGATGCTCTGAGGCTGTGTGTTTTGTTGGCATTCTGAGATGGATTAGTATTCAAATTCCCATCCTGTAAAAACAAGGAGCAATTATAATCACAACCTTATGTGCTTCTCTATgctaaagaaaattttcaaggtAAATGCTAGGAGACAATACTTCTTCAGAATTTTGTTTTGCTCCATCTGTATTATAATCGCTCTCTCGATTCTTCCAACTAGGGGAATCTCCATTTCCTTCAATGCCTCTGAGATGATAATCTAGATTTTGTAAATTCCAATTGTTTAAGGCTGAAATCAAACAACTAAAGTATATCATAGAGCTGACTATTTAAAGTATTTATGTTCAATGTCACCTCTGATCAGTGGCTCCCTGCATCTTCTCTACTGTCACATGTAAAATTGCACCAGAATTTGCAAACTTAAGGGGCAGAGATACAGTCAATGGTTCTGTTTCGGCTGCAAAATCTGCAAAATCAATTGAAGCTTCACCGAGAAAACCAGATTTCGAGGATCCCTACAACAACCACAAGAATTAGAAACACCAGCAAAGATTCATTCAAGAGAGGAGAAGATAGTGTAGTGCAACACATACAGTTGAAACAACAAAATGGTAGATTTTTTCACGGATTTTTCCTGTTTTAGAATCCCTTATGAGTTTAACTGTTACATAGATTGGGCTTTCCCACAAACAGGTTCCATCCTTGACTGCAACTTTCTCCAGTTTAAAAGCTGTCTTTCCAACATCCTCAGGCACCAAAGATATCATCACAGCTGATTTTTTCAACCGTGGCACCTGCAAATTCAACAAACTCAGCTGAGATCTGGTACCCATCAAAGCTCTAAATCACTTTACCTCATCAAATATTATACTTTCCTTGttcaaaatttggaaacctTGAACATACCCATTACAAATTCAGCAACAAAGTCATAGTCATAGTGATACCTGAGTTGCTTGAAACTGCAATTTGAAAACAGCTTTGATCTTGTCCTTGTCTTTCCTCCATGCCTTGAACATTTTCTGGGTTTGGTAAAAGGCTTCCAATTTTTGTCAGTGAATCTTTGTTACAAGTCTCCACTCAATCACCTCATTGGGATTCTGGCAAATGATAATGCCGCTTGTTTGGAACTTTTTGCAGCAAAATTTAGAGTAAGACAAGACCaattagttaaattttgtttacaGCAGAGAGCAAAACAGAGGCTTCAGTCCAGTTCAGCATAACATGCCAAggacattaaaataataaatgttgcAGAGACTTTGAAAACGAAAACTTAAGACGGCTTAAACCTCTCTCCaaagtcaaaaaaaaattggctttaTCACTGAAAACAGAACAAACTCAATAAATAGAGAAAGGTGAGGATTTTAGCTTAATAAAAACTGTATATATAGTCATATTACTGCAGGGAAGATGCAATATTGCTGGAGTCATGATGTggttttctttttcatgcaGTAGGGCACGAGGTGTCAAGCTTTTATGATAAAAGAAGACCCTTGAATTAATCACATTAAACAACTAAAACTCTAAATTCTTCTTAAATCTAAGCCCTTTTAGGAGGATAATTAGAAATTTCACATTTTAACCAGTTAAACTATCTTTCGTGAGCTTAATCATGTTAAGattacttttctttcttgtacattatgatagaaaaaataaataaaaatagatcgTCATTTCATTGAAGAGAAAATACAAAGAAGAATTATTTCTTTGATCTAcactcttttttctctttaaacgGTCGATATCTTGACCAAAACATTAGCATACACTAACTTTAAAGATCGTAAATCCAAATAGGGAGTGAGTAACATTACCTATTTTGAGGATAAGTGTGAAAAATggagattttcttttcttttttcttgtatatATTTCTTTATGTAATTAGTCTTAATTGTGCGAGGTTGTGCTCATGAAATCAGGAATTACTTTCcttgtgttaaaattaatttcctGATTTTTGAGTTTATTGTATGCTATTTATTCCTTTGAATCATGTACATAAAAtgcacaaaagaaaaataactcCAAAAATTATTCCAAGTTTTGCGAAAAGTaagctttctttctttataaagTTGAAATATCATAATTTCATTCATGAGGTTCTATGTTTTATAGCTGTAAATGTCTAAGAAAAAGTTATTTCAATAGGATGATGCTTGAAATTTCTAAGGCTTAGGTgagagagttttttttttttttttcgtgaaATCTTATCGGAATCAAATTCTCATATTGGACTAGAACCAATCACATCGAGTAAAATAAACTTTGAGTCCAATGTCGATTCCATAACCACTGAATCAGATAAaacaagagtttgattttaatatgtcatcaaaagagatttaaatttatacttttttatatatgaagtcACTTCTTTATCACTCAAGTTACCGGAGACATCAAATGAAAGAGTTAGAAAAATTTATAGTCAAGATTTGTTAATACAGTAAGTTAATACAACTCTAATCCCATCTTCAAATCTCTTCTTCCAGTGCAAAACTAcccaattaatttaattagaggTAGTTATggaatataatattgttttagaataataataatactcaTCACGGTGACCAATATTTATTGAAAGTTGTTAGATTTGAATTGGGTTTTATTCAAATTCGAAAATAAGCTTGGTTTGAACatacttgaaataaatttgatttaagcgAATTTGGGTTGAAGTTCAATTTGAGAGTTAAATGTTtttcagtttgagttcaaactcgagtttgagaGATGTTTGAATTATCAAACtcatgaatataaaaatattcgatgtgaattatttaaagtaatgtcgttttgactaatatttattgaaacaatatcgttttagtcattttttacTCTAATAAAATActgatttaaactcaaactcaaatcaactcAAACTTGAGCAGACTTCGAACTCCATTACTTTCAAATTAATTGAGCTCAAACAAGTTTAAAGGAAACTCATTaagcttgaactcaaatttaatttttattaaattgagtcaaatttaagtttaattcaattcaaatttatcccCGATTAAAAGTGCTAAATAATGGAAGAATGATTTCACTTAATTGAGAGGTGGGGGTTGTCAGAAGGTAAATCAATGGGAAAAATAAGATTGTGATTTCAGGAGACAAAAGTGGCCCAAAGGCATTGATCTCCGCATGAATGATATCCATAATAATACAAACAGACAGCCTCACCAAAGTTGCAGCATATTGCCAGAGACACAAACATGTTCCAAGTAATGACTGTGGAAGTCTAATCTAATCGGCCTCTTCTGACCAAGTTGGCCTGTAACCGTGTTGGAAGCACATGAGAACATGTGctcttcttatttttatttctctaacaGGTGAAAGCAGTtcagataaaataatagttgAACTTGTTATCGAGAGAAGAGTCACCAATTTACTTTTTAACCAGAACCCAGTCTAACTTTCTGGAATTGTAAAATTTAAGACATAGTAATCAGGtttataactattatatcagATCTGTTAAGAGATTTTTCTTGCCATCCAATCCCTTCATCCTATTTGAACTTTAACCTTTACTCAAGCTAACCCCTATGAATGGGTTTTCAACCCAGGAAAAAAAATCTGTGATGATGgcatttttatgataatttatatttatttaaaagggTGAAAACCAATGTGATTAAGTGGGCAGTGGAGTTAAAAAGTTTCACAAAATACCCAGGAGTGGCATTATTGCTGCATGTGTTATCTCGTGATTATTTACTCTTTTTATCTGTCTTCTTCATAACAAAAATGGCCACTTTCtagctaaatgactatttcccaccagaCCTTTTATGAAAGTACCACTTCTCAACTTAAATCCACCCCGTTAGAATTATAAGGTTTCTCAGTTCTGATTGTCGTTGACAAACACCCAAAGGAGAGCTGATTGGTCAGGCCTGGCCCATCTGGAAAATTAGTCTTTGTTCCCCTGCAAGACCGGCATAGCCCTAATCTACAGGAACTGTGCCTTGATTAAATTAGGGGTAAGGTTGCCGTGATGCAAGTAAAAAAATTTCCAGGGAGAACATTGCATTTGTTCACTTTAAGGTTCGATCTTAAAATCTTCTCTTTTCTCACACAAACTACTCTTAAATTCCTTAAATCCTTTCccataatataaaaacaatattctaCCTGGGTTAATTTCAGGGGTAATCGTCATCCATTAATAAAGATATAAGGCGAAAATTTTCTTGAAATCCGTTTAACAAAAGCATCAtctgaaaaagataaaaatgtggGGAAGATGATTGTTGAGCAATCAATGGTGGAAAATGAATCACAACTGCCCATCTTCCCCTGGTTGATTTTGCAGGGAACTCTTTCGGATACATAGTGCATTCATCATCGCACAACGCCGATACACACAATCCCTGCTGTACAAACATTTGAAAAAGAGGAAATCAACAGCCACTTCTTTAACACAAACAACTCAAACCAAGAACTTATTGGAGTTTCTCCCTTAAAAGGGACGACGAGTTCACTTGCTGGCTAACGAGAGGCGCAGAGAACATACATATATAGAACATAGaggaaaattagggttttgtcaATGTAtgtaattactaaaatacccttggaAAGAAATGGCtgatgaatttgagtttgatgggctttaaagtaatttaaaaaaccCATTGTCCAATTGTTATTTGGGCTAATGTTTGGAAATTGTAGACCCAATAGGCTCTGTAATGTTGGGCCAATTATCTCTACAGAAAGACATGTCCTGGGACCAGGCCACGAGCCTCTCGAAAAATCATGACCCGCGGAAGCCTCACCAAGGCCCTCTCTATCAGGAGAATTAGACATCACATGATATCGATGCAATATCATGATATTTGGTTGGGATGTCTCTTTCGTTTCTGACTGAGAGAAATTTTTGTTTGGTCTGATCAACAACTTGTCATGCTCTTCATTATTCATAAAAAGACTACAGAGAAATAGACGGTCTGTGATCAAAACTCCAAACAAGGTGACAAAATCCTCACCGTTGATTCCACCCAAAAAATTGGATGCCAATAGAATTGGTTTCGAGTCCGGCCCACACTCACATCCGTCAAATTGTATGATGTCATTGATTACTTCAATTTCAATTTGTCTCTGCATGCCATACGCCGTCGTACCACCCTGCCTCCACCTTTTCTGGTGGAATCCTAGGACATGCAAAAAACTACTAGTCTGCCACATCTTTTCACAGCCACCTCTGTCACCTGAATCCTTCCCATTCTATGTaaaattttaggatattttatttttataacaaaatccacatattaaatttatttgtctaattattttaattaatatattaaaaaattttcagcaCTGATCACCTGCCTCCTCTTCTGAATGTGGCCATTTTTCTGGTATCATacattaagataattaattaaaattgtcgTGGTTTTAAACAGATGGTGCCTGCCAATGTGACTATTTTATTACCTCCAATATAGtcatattatgtgtatataatttttaagtatataaataatatattattatataattgattaaatattattttatttttaatttaaaatcatataatcatataataacgtattatctatatacttaattatttactcaaaagtgtatatatatatataattttattgttttaaatagagtaatattatgtatatataattttgagtatacaattatATGCATACAATACATATATGATGTATCATCAGATAAttgtatgatttaaaattaaaaataaaataatatataattatataataatatattatttgtatactaaaaaatgtgtacgtccaattttattattttaaataggccaaaggacttattctcacccaaaatatcatgtttttctaattttttatcctttaactttaaaaatttcatttaccacTTATAGGTTGTTGAAGTTAACAAAACTTtaactcattcaaattttatctcttttcctccctaaactataaaaattaaccATTACATTTACCcctttttgttaaattttcgaACTCATGTGTCATATCTGAAGTCATTGTTAGCGGTCTCTCTCTTTTGATGATTCCTCTCTCTCTGATAATTTTTCTCCTCTCATCTAGACCTCTCCCGATGTTGATTGAAACAAGAAAGACAAAGACAagatcttcgtcttcgtctttttGACTTCAATCGACATCTGTTGAAAGCTTAGGTGAAAGGAGAGAGACCGTCGGTGATGACAtcgaaatttgaaaactaaacttgcgggagaatattattttttaaaatttggcttaGGGGAAGAATAAATAGTTTTTAtggtagggttggattcaagctGAGCCAGTTCGAGCTTGGCTTGGTtgagcctgaaacgagccggCCTTAGCTAAGCTCGAGCTACttgtcagattttctaattaaaatttttgatacaaaatgacgttgttttgaccaatatatattaaaacgatatcgttttgataacgaaaaataagT
The genomic region above belongs to Mangifera indica cultivar Alphonso chromosome 15, CATAS_Mindica_2.1, whole genome shotgun sequence and contains:
- the LOC123198218 gene encoding cingulin-like, encoding MFKAWRKDKDKIKAVFKLQFQATQVPRLKKSAVMISLVPEDVGKTAFKLEKVAVKDGTCLWESPIYVTVKLIRDSKTGKIREKIYHFVVSTGSSKSGFLGEASIDFADFAAETEPLTVSLPLKFANSGAILHVTVEKMQGATDQRGIEGNGDSPSWKNRESDYNTDGAKQNSEEDGNLNTNPSQNANKTHSLRASTSSGATLASIWDSDSEQNNQQDSAGIQPPVRKNSIPPQGTADAISTKKYLHQRLNTDWSVGSVSDESLVDSTNSLEDNLPRDLQDASDGSVSHLKNELAAMLRQVEVSELELQTLRKQVVKESKRVQDQTNQIADLIEERDELKTECEQLKRQDSIAEAEAESELQSEKEHLRVEQEEIRQELNHQKEINANFRLQLQKTQDSNSELIIAVKDLNELLEQKNREISALSCKIEETNNQGHMREEHLLELKANVQNNEEEVEMLKQKIIDQNGEIEFYRKHSKELEMHAKQLTEECEVLKQENQYLSSKLEENWLQESIKTSECLELLATVEELESQVERLEEKIKQQSQEYSESLIVINELESQVKEFKQELEKQAQEFEDDLDAVTRAKTEQEQRAIQAEETLRKTRWKNAVTAERLQDEFKRLSVEMASKFDDSEKVAMKSMTEANELRMQKKALEEMLQKAKDEVGVIKNQNVELSSQIEQMSLELDHKSEQQEAFSMEIQTLRTKIENLKREKHNFSEAEKCTKQGDETDILIQRWNNEKDDLEKKFALAKKEAEKAHKEFILMKSLKDEKEIMIGNLQSEVENLRVQQSELKSSLTEEEFKKDSLRKQVTQLKDELQNGQAPMSDMQIISILKARLGLHKDQSKGKEAAPETPLNPALLKENNLSIMIKELVSIMEQIEVPPFDGYKHSIRKDEMLSKKGLKLPTSHSRDEGNTEMLTQLTTLKERNKSMETELKEMQERYSEISLKFAEVEGERQQLVMIVRNLKNGKKN